The following proteins are encoded in a genomic region of Spirosoma sp. SC4-14:
- a CDS encoding transglutaminase family protein: MLLHVRHDSEYTYDSPVALNPQTLYLYPRTYPYQRLLDYKLIIDPAPTRIVRNIDVEGNVQQLAYFGHPTNHLRVSAEIKLQSDEFNSFDFVLFPFETQRVPFRYPKYEQDLLHPYLERVGVTHRIEDWAKQIAAKAKWQTTSFLMLLNQAIRDFTYEIREEGAPFPPEQTLTLRKGSCRDYTTLFMAACRSLGIASRFVSGYLFGNPQQEHQLHAWAEVYLPGAGWRGFDPTEGSVVVNRHVFLTSTAKPDLAAPISGTFLGAARSTLRSDLVFI, encoded by the coding sequence ATGTTGCTCCACGTTCGGCACGATTCTGAATATACTTACGATAGTCCTGTTGCTCTCAATCCACAAACGTTATACCTCTACCCCCGGACCTATCCCTATCAGCGTTTACTGGACTACAAGCTGATTATCGACCCAGCCCCAACCCGAATCGTACGCAATATTGATGTGGAGGGCAATGTGCAGCAACTGGCTTACTTTGGCCATCCAACAAATCACCTGCGCGTTTCGGCTGAAATCAAGCTACAATCCGACGAATTCAACTCATTCGATTTTGTTCTGTTCCCTTTCGAGACCCAACGCGTTCCGTTTCGCTATCCAAAATACGAACAGGATCTGTTGCATCCGTATCTGGAGCGGGTTGGCGTAACACATCGTATTGAAGACTGGGCCAAACAAATAGCGGCTAAAGCGAAGTGGCAAACGACCTCTTTTCTGATGCTGCTCAACCAGGCCATTCGGGACTTTACTTACGAAATCAGGGAAGAAGGCGCACCATTTCCACCCGAACAAACGCTCACCCTGCGCAAAGGTTCCTGCCGCGACTATACCACCCTGTTTATGGCAGCCTGCCGGAGCCTGGGCATTGCCTCCCGCTTTGTGAGTGGCTATCTGTTCGGAAATCCGCAGCAGGAACATCAGCTCCATGCCTGGGCCGAAGTATATTTACCCGGTGCTGGCTGGCGCGGCTTCGACCCAACTGAAGGATCGGTTGTTGTTAACCGCCATGTTTTTCTGACCTCAACCGCAAAGCCCGACCTGGCAGCGCCCATTAGTGGCACTTTCCTGGGTGCGGCCAGGTCGACCTTACGCTCTGATTTAGTCTTTATCTAA
- the glmM gene encoding phosphoglucosamine mutase, producing MALIKSISGIRGTIGGRSGDGLTPLDVVKFTAAFGQWVRQRNPEKQTVVIGRDGRLSGEMVSKLVVATLQGLGLTVIDLGLSTTPTVELAVPSEGAAGGIILTASHNPIQWNALKLLNETGEFISADDGAQVLAIAEAEAFDFAEVRKLGQYQSDSTWLQKHIDMILALPLVDRAAIAARNFRIVVDAVNSTGGLAVPMLLEALGVEKITKLHCEPTGHFAHNPEPLPENLRDIIKEMEKGNADLGVVVDPDVDRLALICEDGSPFGEEYTLVAVADYILKHKPGNTVSNLSSTIALRDITQKYSGQHFASAVGEVNVVEMMKAKDAVIGGEGNGGIIYPDLHYGRDALVGIALFLTHLAKSGKSASMLRRTYPNYYISKNKIELTPDIDVDAVLERIQAKYARNPINTIDGVKIEFDKEWVHLRKSNTEPIIRIYSESDTLATADHLAGKIISDIREVIAEKRY from the coding sequence GTGGCATTAATAAAGTCTATTTCCGGTATTCGAGGAACGATTGGAGGGCGCAGCGGAGACGGACTGACGCCTTTAGACGTGGTTAAGTTTACGGCCGCTTTTGGCCAGTGGGTTCGGCAACGAAACCCCGAAAAACAAACAGTAGTCATTGGTCGCGATGGGCGACTATCGGGTGAGATGGTATCGAAGCTCGTAGTGGCTACCCTACAGGGCTTAGGCCTGACGGTCATAGACCTCGGTTTGTCGACTACCCCGACAGTTGAGCTGGCCGTCCCGAGCGAAGGTGCAGCCGGTGGTATTATTCTCACGGCCAGCCATAATCCTATCCAGTGGAACGCGCTAAAACTGCTCAACGAGACAGGCGAATTTATTTCGGCCGACGACGGTGCCCAGGTTCTGGCCATTGCCGAAGCCGAAGCATTTGATTTTGCTGAAGTGCGTAAGCTAGGCCAGTATCAGTCCGATTCGACCTGGCTACAAAAACACATCGACATGATCCTGGCATTGCCCCTGGTCGATCGTGCTGCCATTGCAGCCCGCAATTTCCGAATTGTGGTCGATGCCGTTAACTCAACCGGTGGTCTGGCAGTGCCAATGCTGCTGGAAGCACTGGGGGTCGAAAAAATAACGAAGCTGCACTGTGAACCTACTGGCCACTTCGCTCATAATCCTGAGCCGCTGCCCGAAAACTTACGCGACATCATCAAAGAGATGGAAAAGGGCAATGCCGATTTGGGTGTTGTGGTTGATCCTGATGTTGATCGGCTGGCCCTTATCTGCGAAGATGGCTCACCCTTTGGCGAAGAGTACACCCTGGTAGCTGTTGCCGATTATATTCTCAAACATAAACCCGGCAACACCGTCTCAAACCTGTCGAGCACGATAGCATTACGCGATATCACCCAAAAATACAGCGGGCAACACTTTGCATCGGCAGTTGGCGAAGTAAATGTGGTTGAAATGATGAAAGCAAAAGATGCCGTAATTGGTGGCGAAGGCAACGGTGGTATCATTTATCCTGATCTGCACTACGGTCGTGACGCACTGGTTGGCATTGCTCTGTTTTTAACCCATCTGGCCAAATCAGGTAAATCGGCGTCGATGCTGCGCCGAACGTACCCAAATTATTACATTTCCAAGAATAAAATTGAGCTTACGCCCGACATCGATGTTGATGCAGTTCTGGAGCGTATACAGGCCAAATATGCCCGTAATCCTATCAATACTATCGACGGCGTTAAAATCGAATTCGACAAAGAGTGGGTTCACTTACGGAAATCCAACACAGAACCGATCATTCGCATCTATTCTGAATCAGACACACTGGCAACCGCCGATCATTTGGCGGGTAAGATTATCAGCGATATTCGTGAAGTAATTGCCGAAAAGCGGTATTGA